In the genome of Corvus cornix cornix isolate S_Up_H32 chromosome 7, ASM73873v5, whole genome shotgun sequence, the window CTCAAAATGAACTGCTGAGGCTAGACAAGCTAAGAAGTCCATCTACCTCTATTTCATCTTGCATATTATTCAGTTATATATTGTATAGTCgctagggaaaaaagaaacacaggaaagtaACTCAGAAGGGCCATCAGTCAtttaagtgtttattttcaaatagtaCCATTTCTTCTCAGAATGTAAGAAATCGACATATCTGTAACACCTGCCTGAATGAAATTGTGCTGTCTAAATGCCTTGGATGAGCACTGGAGCCAATTAAATTTCTACCAGCCTATTCCAGGGAAAAGGCTTTGTTGTaatgctgcagcacagtgcCAGCTGCAGAAACAATTTTTGGAAATCATACATAGAAAATTCATCCCTCTTTTGGAGGAAAGggcaagaagggaaaaaaagacctaAAAAAGCCTGGTATTTGTTACATTGGAACAATTACAATGGTACATAAAAAGGCTGTAGAAGGCATTTATTCTAACAGCCTTGGATGTTCAATCCGTGTAATAGTCCAGTCTGGTTTTGCTCCTTCTGTAAACTCCCTTTGgaacctgaaaaagaaaagagaataagTGAAGAGTTGTTAAAATTTACTCGACCTTAAGGAGCTACTAATACAACAAGGAAtcataaagaaatattttacttcaaacAGATTGCTGTAAAAGCTACTGAAACTTTAATGCTTATGCCCCAAAATGgaacatgaaaattatttctatagTAAGCAATAAAATACACTGATTTCAGAGTGTTTTGGTTCAGATCCCACAGACAGGATCAAGCATCAACAGTAAAGACCCCGATATCAAGACAGCACTCAGTTTTCACAGCAGGAATCTGAATAAAGCTTGATGGAAGATCTTGATCTGTAAATAAAGGGTTTCGTTTAATGAGGCAGTAAGCAAAGGGCAATTGTGCTCCatattttacttgaaaattttcatttttacttaaGTATAATGTATTTTCAGAACTACATCAAGGATCAAGTTAACAGTAGTACTGAGTCTCCCTTATCCAAAGGTAAGTCTGAGCTTCAAGCTGAATACTCATGTTCTCAAATAACCTGCACGTCATGGAAAGAGCAGTATAATATCATTGCTTTGCAATCATGTGCAAATCCACTCCTACAAAGTGGGATTTGGAAGATATTTAGGCTTTAAGGGAAGGCTCTCAAAGTTAATGTAACTGCAGAAGCCTCCAACTCTAAGGCAGATGCTGAATTCAGCTAAGGGATGGATCCACAACAATCCATCCAGGCAAAAAGTACTGGTCTCCTCATGAGTGTTACCTTTGTTTCAGAGTTCCTCATCACCTAGACTCcatattttcaatttcaaatGTGGGTGTAGAAATCCTTGATCATACTGCATTTATCACACAAAAATCCTCACTTCTCCCAGCTTCTGAGAATCttattttcagtatattttgCCAACTGTGTAGATATTTTCTGCACTGCTCTGACATCAGTACACCAACACAGACATTATTTATAAGCATTCCTATGAAAATCCATCTTCCTAATGTGTGCTTTGAGGATCAGAAACCTCATTCAGTGCTCCAAATACTGCTCTTCCTGATAGAGAAAGAGTTCCCATAAATATCAACTCAGACGCAAGGAAATAACATAATGACTTTAGGGGTATTTAAAAAGTTTGGCCCTAAAATCAAAACTGGAAAGCTGGATGAGAATTAACTTAGATTAGAATCAAGGTAAATTAAAAACACTGGGCTCTGCAGTGGCACAGTGGGAGTGCTTGCAGAGCTGCTTATGACACAGGTACTTCATGGACTTGGGAATAGAAAGGAACAAGTAAACTTACTCATAGTTTGCTGttaaaagatgtttcttttcttttgtgtttccaTCTCCAAACACAATCTGGAAGACTTTGGCTTCACCTGGTACTTCATCAGGTAGATTAGCACCATTCAGATACCAGAAGCACATCAGGATGCTAACAAACTTTCTCCCTGttggaaataaatcaaaacttAACTTAGATCTCATGTTTCTCACTGGTCAAATACTACTGTTTGCTTCCTAGCATATATTCTAGTGAGTCCCTGGAAGGACAGCTGACTTCAGCCATAAAGAATACAGGATAGAATAATGAGTGATAAAGCTATTTCAAGCCATACTCATGCTGTTTAGCAACAATACAAATACACTctgtaaaaaaatatgtattttatcaTGAGTGTGGTGTGACAGTGTATATAAggaaactgaatgaaaaaagtTGGTTCCAACAAAGTCCAAAGCTAACTACTGATACAACAAATGTACATAGAGTAGTTCAAACGTGGGAGCaatttaagagggaaaaaaccccctccTATTTcccaaaccaggaaaaaagcTAACTGGGTCTGACAACTTGAAATGCTCAACTGAAGACCCAGGGTTAGACCCATAAACCATCTCCACTGTGTCTGAGAGTGAACAGAGCAAACAATGCTGGTATccaaccaaaagaaaaacttgtttgACCTCATCACtagcttaaaaaaacctcaaacaatCAATGAGTCCTACAAAAAAGTATATTTCATGACAAATActaaaacagcaaaattaatttcattatcCAGCCTTCACTATTCTTCTTCGGGGATGCATTTTCATTGTTGAAGTGAACAGCTTTCAGCATACATTAGAATCAGTTTTTGAGTGGTTCCAGACTGCTGAGGACTAATAATATGAAATTCTGTACACAAGAAGAGGAATaagcaaaacccaaacagaagTCAAAATAGTACCACGATGTATTAACAATAACCTCTGTCTCTGGTTTAGAAGGAAATCAAGAAATTTTATATGGATGAATTACAAAGAGAGAAACAAGGAATGAGAAACAGTACTCAAAACCACATCTGTAAGGAAAATGTCTGTTTagcagcaaaaccaggaaataaGACTGCTCGTTGCTGAAATGTTTTAGGATTCTAAACATACCATCATCATCATAGTAAATGCGAACATCTCCTTCTGTTGTGTACATGATTGCATCAATGTCAGCTGCTAAAGCATCCCTGTGGCTGTCAGGGAGcaaagaaatcttttccttcAGCACCTGAAGTACCTAAATTCAGAAAAACTGTCACTTAGTTTTTCATTAGGAAATTTAAGTTACAATCTATTTCTACTGCAGTTAATAAAATGAGCTGTATTGCTAAAACATTTGTCTAACATATGTAACaggtaaaatgaaaaagcaCTGGGAAGTTTGGGCATTCCTAAACCCTAATTCAGCAGGATTGAAGAAGGTCCATTTTCTGctcaaaacaaatgaaaaccaagcatcttaaaaaatgtttagaaaaggTACTGTCAAAACAGCAGCTACAACGcaagccctgccagcccagaaCACCCCAGTGGAGCCTGCTCCCACAATCACACATTCTGCCTTCTCACTGCTGATTTCTCACTATGTGCAGGCTCCCAAGCTTTTAATTCAGTATCTTCTTAGTTATCTTGCacaaatttctttgaaaatcagtTTCGTTACCAATGAGTTTATCTTTGCCATTTTGTGATCCACACTCCATTTAGAAAAAGTTTAAACACtgcaaatcagaaaataatgcaaaatcaCTCCCCTGGTAATTAATTTCCATATGACACTCACATCCATGCTATCTAAGTGTCCTATGATCAACACAGCTGTGTTAAGTAGAAAATGGTGGGGTGCACAAACTGCACTGAGGTAGCACCTCAAACACCACATGAGAAAGTCACAAGGAAGGATGAAACTGCAGAACTTATTTTTAACTAATACTCATTTTTTACCCTAACTTGATTTACCATTTTTGAATAACAAACAAATTCAGGGGTTACATGGAAGCAAGAGGCAATCTTCACAAGGAGACATTGGTTTCTAGTACATTTTGCAGGCACAAAATTCACTGGCCAAAGAAATGACAAAGCAGTGTGGGATCACAGCCTCATCTGCTACATGCCTGGCTAGCACGAAGTCTCTGCATCAATGTAAACCTGAAAAATTTACAATGACCAGAGGAAGTTCTTtcaagaggaagcagaggagatgCCCTTTCAAAACAACTGCAAGAAACAAACTCACGTTTTATTGCTATCTCTGTTCAGAGAGAGGAGGCAAGACTGTTCAGAGGGGATGCACTAGAACAGCACCCGAGTTTTTGCTGCAAAGGCATGGGTGGCAATAGGACAGGCCATGCTGACATCCTGTAACAAGGCAGACATAGACCTGGAGTGTCTCCTCCACTTGACTCTGATGGATCTGCTACCTCCATGCCCTGGGAAGGCCAAGACAGcttcagcaattaaaaattcataaaaacacagaaaacacagcactgatGTTTAACCAGGTCAGTCACATCCCTGAGACTATGACACAAGACTAAGCCTTCCAGCCAAACCCAGTCATCAGCTGTATGATCTGATGGGTGTGGGAATGTATCAGtgcagcagggatgagcacaaacCAATTTCTTTCTTCACCTGAATTCTGGTGGACAGACTGAGTCAGCTTCAGCCACCTGCCTACCCCTAGAGACACACAATTCTACCTGCCATCCAGAGCCTGCTGCCTTTCCATCCTTCCTGGTACACCAGCAATCTTTCTGGCATTTGGTCTTTATACTCAACAGctaagatatattttattttgttttaaatacagtaaCCTCAAACTAAGTTTCATGCCTTGAAATTAAGAGATGCAGGACAAACAATTTCCCTGTTCTGCATTATGCTGTTTTTCCCAAATTAAACCAAGCTGCCAACTTGTAGATAACAACAGGCTGAATGCATCCATGTTACTTTATAACAAACAATCAACTGCTAGAATAGGAGATGGAGAGCATTTACCTCTGCTGATACAAGTTCTTCCAGCAGGTCAAGTTTACGCTGAGACAGCAGCtttgaaacaacagaaaaggcctaccaaaataaaacaaaaaccaaacatgaACAAGAAACTCTAAGTAGGCATATTTTTTCAGACAAATCCATAAGTATATGACAAGCTACCCAAATATTCCATGATTTAAGATTTCAATATTTGCAGAGGGTATCACCATTGAAATGTAAGCCCTCCAGCATTAAAAGTGATTTCGTGAACTGATAAAAACATACAATTACTTTTCAATCTCTCATTTAAAACATCAAAGCTTTCAATAGGTAAGTGAATTCATAGTTtacttaccaaaaaaaaaaaaaaaaaaaaaaaagctttgcagtACTTTCTATGTTGTCTTTACTCTTTTTGGTAATTCCAACAGTCTATGTCTTccctgtaaatattttgttcccTTGCTCTCTTTTCCAACTCATCTTCTGGTTTCAGTCAAAA includes:
- the MAIP1 gene encoding m-AAA protease-interacting protein 1, mitochondrial; translated protein: MALRCAAPGRVRWLARALAGPAWLLPPAAAAPGPARARPPQPSVRFASTAGPGTEGPQRRVVVVRITSPFAWLRTRFYYLLIRLYFDQEFSIEEFTRGAKQAFSVVSKLLSQRKLDLLEELVSAEVLQVLKEKISLLPDSHRDALAADIDAIMYTTEGDVRIYYDDDGRKFVSILMCFWYLNGANLPDEVPGEAKVFQIVFGDGNTKEKKHLLTANYEFQREFTEGAKPDWTITRIEHPRLLE